The following proteins are encoded in a genomic region of Nocardioides renjunii:
- a CDS encoding DUF2461 domain-containing protein codes for MNFTGFPVAALDFYDDLEVDNSKSFWEAHRAVYKDAVEAPMKALVGALEPEFGTAKVFRPYRDVRFAKDKTPFKTHQGAFVAAGPRTGWYVEISARGTRVGAGFYEADGPQLAAIRAAMADEKTGRALDRLLRRLEKDGFEVGGDQLKTSPRGYDADHPRIHLLRRKQLFVGRSYGFEQDAIDAGLVDRVREDWRALRPLVSWLRAVD; via the coding sequence GTGAACTTCACCGGATTCCCCGTCGCCGCGCTCGACTTCTACGACGACCTCGAGGTGGACAACTCCAAGTCCTTCTGGGAGGCGCACCGGGCCGTCTACAAGGACGCCGTCGAGGCGCCGATGAAGGCCCTCGTCGGCGCGCTCGAGCCGGAGTTCGGCACCGCCAAGGTGTTCCGCCCCTACCGCGACGTCCGCTTCGCGAAGGACAAGACGCCCTTTAAGACGCACCAGGGCGCCTTCGTCGCCGCCGGCCCGCGCACGGGCTGGTACGTCGAGATCTCCGCGCGTGGCACCCGGGTCGGGGCCGGCTTCTACGAGGCGGACGGGCCCCAGCTCGCCGCGATCCGGGCGGCGATGGCCGACGAGAAGACCGGCAGGGCCCTCGACCGGCTGCTCCGGAGGCTGGAGAAGGACGGGTTCGAGGTGGGTGGCGACCAGCTCAAGACCTCACCGCGCGGCTACGACGCCGACCACCCGCGCATCCACCTGCTGCGCCGCAAGCAGCTCTTCGTCGGCCGCTCCTACGGCTTCGAGCAGGACGCCATCGACGCCGGGCTCGTCGACCGGGTCCGCGAGGACTGGCGCGCCCTGCGCCCGCTCGTCAGCTGGCTGCGGGCCGTCGACTGA
- a CDS encoding RrF2 family transcriptional regulator → MRVSAKADYALRALIEIAVRTDGAAVSAEQLGKAQGIPHGFLQAILADLRRADVVVSQRGQSGGWRFARKPETVTVADVIRAVDGPLVSVYGLRPEAVEYDDSAEVLQHVWIAARRSLRMVFEQVTIQDLADGKLPQGVAALTEDDDAWQPH, encoded by the coding sequence ATGCGCGTCTCCGCCAAAGCCGACTACGCCCTGCGGGCACTGATCGAGATCGCGGTGCGCACCGACGGGGCGGCCGTCAGCGCCGAGCAGCTCGGCAAGGCGCAGGGCATCCCGCACGGCTTCCTCCAGGCCATCCTCGCCGACCTGCGTCGTGCCGACGTCGTGGTGTCGCAGCGGGGGCAGTCCGGCGGGTGGCGCTTCGCGCGCAAGCCCGAGACGGTCACCGTCGCCGACGTCATCCGGGCCGTCGACGGCCCGCTGGTGTCGGTCTACGGCCTGCGGCCCGAGGCGGTGGAGTACGACGACTCGGCCGAGGTCCTGCAGCACGTGTGGATCGCCGCTCGCAGGTCCCTGCGGATGGTCTTCGAGCAGGTCACCATCCAGGACCTCGCCGACGGCAAGCTGCCCCAGGGCGTCGCGGCGCTGACCGAGGACGACGACGCCTGGCAGCCGCACTGA
- a CDS encoding acyl-CoA dehydrogenase, producing the protein MSHYKSNLRDIEFNLFEVLGRDDVLGTGPFGEVDGESAREILREVERLSREDLAASYEDSDRNPPVFDPATHTAPVPESFRASYQAWMDSEFWRLQVFEEMGGTPAPSSLIWAIGEMVLGANAPVWMYAAGPAFANVVHRNGNERDKHVAQLMVDRQWGCTMVLTEPDAGSDVGAGRAKAVPNEDGSWNITGVKRFITSATHDMSENIMHLVLARPEGVEGVGGPGTKGLSLFWMPEHHFDPETGELTGERNGVYVTNVEHKMGIKVSNTCEVTFGDPQVGGGEPARGWLLGEVHDGIAQMFQVIENARMMVGTKAIATLSTGYLNALDYAKERVQGADLTHAADKTAPRVTITHHPDVRRSLMTQKSFAEAMRALVLYTATWQDQVMMAEHAGTADSDEARLAAAVNDLLLPIVKGYGSERSWVLLGTESLQTFGGSGFLQEYPVEQYVRDAKIDTLYEGTTAIQGQDFFFRKIVKDQGRALGHLAKEIEGFITSEAGNGRLKNERALLATALEDANAIVGHMINDLMSSQDEVRNIYKVGLNTSRLLMALGDVVCGWLLLRQADVALGRLAGEVSAKDKAFYEGKVAAAQFFAQTNLPRIAAERAIAEGITLELMDLDEASF; encoded by the coding sequence GTGAGCCACTACAAGAGCAACCTCCGCGACATCGAGTTCAACCTCTTCGAGGTCCTCGGCCGCGACGACGTCCTCGGCACCGGCCCCTTCGGCGAGGTCGACGGCGAGAGCGCCCGCGAGATCCTGCGCGAGGTCGAGCGCCTCTCCCGCGAGGACCTCGCGGCGTCCTACGAGGACAGTGACCGCAACCCGCCCGTCTTCGACCCGGCCACGCACACCGCTCCCGTGCCGGAGTCGTTCAGGGCCAGCTACCAGGCCTGGATGGACTCGGAGTTCTGGCGCCTGCAGGTGTTCGAGGAGATGGGCGGCACCCCCGCCCCCTCGTCGCTGATCTGGGCGATCGGCGAGATGGTGCTCGGCGCCAACGCCCCCGTGTGGATGTACGCCGCCGGTCCCGCGTTCGCCAACGTCGTGCACCGCAACGGCAACGAGCGCGACAAGCACGTCGCGCAGCTGATGGTCGACCGCCAGTGGGGCTGCACCATGGTGCTCACCGAGCCCGACGCCGGCTCCGACGTCGGCGCCGGCCGCGCCAAGGCCGTGCCCAACGAGGACGGCTCGTGGAACATCACGGGCGTCAAGCGCTTCATCACCAGCGCGACGCACGACATGAGCGAGAACATCATGCACCTCGTCCTCGCGCGCCCCGAGGGCGTCGAGGGCGTCGGCGGCCCCGGCACCAAGGGCCTGTCCCTCTTCTGGATGCCCGAGCACCACTTCGACCCCGAGACCGGCGAGCTGACCGGCGAGCGCAACGGCGTCTACGTCACCAACGTCGAGCACAAGATGGGCATCAAGGTGTCCAACACGTGCGAGGTCACCTTCGGCGACCCGCAGGTCGGCGGCGGCGAGCCGGCCAGGGGCTGGCTGCTCGGCGAGGTCCACGACGGCATCGCGCAGATGTTCCAGGTCATCGAGAACGCCCGGATGATGGTCGGCACCAAGGCCATCGCCACCCTGTCGACCGGCTACCTCAACGCCCTCGACTACGCCAAGGAGCGCGTCCAGGGCGCCGACCTCACCCACGCCGCCGACAAGACGGCCCCGCGCGTGACGATCACCCACCACCCCGACGTACGCCGGTCGCTGATGACGCAGAAGTCGTTCGCCGAGGCCATGCGCGCGCTGGTGCTCTACACCGCCACCTGGCAGGACCAGGTGATGATGGCCGAGCACGCCGGCACCGCCGACTCCGACGAGGCCCGCCTCGCCGCCGCCGTCAACGACCTGCTGCTCCCGATCGTCAAGGGCTACGGCTCCGAGCGCTCGTGGGTGCTCCTGGGCACCGAGTCGCTGCAGACCTTCGGCGGTTCGGGCTTCCTGCAGGAGTACCCCGTCGAGCAGTACGTCCGCGACGCCAAGATCGACACCCTCTACGAGGGCACGACCGCCATCCAGGGCCAGGACTTCTTCTTCCGCAAGATCGTCAAGGACCAGGGCCGCGCCCTGGGCCACCTGGCCAAGGAGATCGAGGGCTTCATCACCTCCGAGGCGGGCAACGGCCGGCTCAAGAACGAGCGCGCGCTGCTCGCCACCGCCCTCGAGGACGCCAACGCGATCGTCGGGCACATGATCAACGACCTGATGTCCTCGCAGGACGAGGTGCGCAACATCTACAAGGTCGGCCTCAACACCTCGCGCCTGCTGATGGCGCTCGGTGACGTGGTCTGCGGCTGGCTGCTGCTCCGCCAGGCAGACGTGGCGCTCGGCAGGCTCGCCGGCGAGGTCTCGGCCAAGGACAAGGCGTTCTACGAGGGCAAGGTCGCGGCGGCGCAGTTCTTCGCGCAGACCAACCTGCCCCGCATCGCCGCCGAGCGGGCCATCGCCGAGGGCATCACCCTCGAGCTGATGGACCTCGACGAGGCGTCGTTCTGA
- a CDS encoding ABC transporter ATP-binding protein, translating to MSTPAIHASGLRKAFRSTDGTPVVAVDDVDLTVRPGEIVAFLGPNGAGKTTTVDMLLGLTRPDAGTLEVYGMAPAQAVRRGLVSAVMQTGGLLNDFTVEETVRAIAALHGRSDRVAVVLERARLTDLAARRVEACSGGEQQRLKFALALVPDPDLVILDEPTTGMDVGARQEFWGAMRADAARGRTIVFATHYLVEADEFAQRTVLMNHGRVVHDAATADVRAAYGGRTLTFRPPAHAVGGDGIDPAWLADVRRALAPLGVTDLEVSAASLEAAFLALTAEDDATTAELVGAAR from the coding sequence ATGAGCACCCCAGCCATCCACGCCTCCGGGCTCCGCAAGGCCTTCCGCTCGACCGACGGCACCCCCGTGGTGGCAGTCGACGACGTCGACCTGACGGTGCGGCCGGGCGAGATCGTGGCGTTCCTCGGCCCCAACGGCGCCGGCAAGACCACCACCGTCGACATGCTGCTCGGCCTCACCCGGCCCGACGCCGGGACCCTCGAGGTCTACGGCATGGCGCCGGCGCAGGCGGTCCGGCGGGGCCTCGTGTCGGCCGTCATGCAGACCGGCGGACTGCTCAACGACTTCACCGTCGAGGAGACCGTGCGGGCCATCGCCGCGCTGCACGGCCGCTCCGACCGGGTGGCGGTCGTGCTCGAGCGGGCCCGGCTCACCGACCTGGCCGCGCGCCGCGTGGAGGCCTGCTCCGGCGGCGAGCAGCAGCGGCTCAAGTTCGCGCTCGCGCTGGTGCCGGACCCGGACCTGGTGATCCTCGACGAGCCCACCACGGGCATGGACGTCGGCGCCCGCCAGGAGTTCTGGGGCGCGATGCGAGCAGACGCCGCCCGCGGCCGCACGATCGTCTTCGCCACCCACTACCTCGTCGAGGCCGACGAGTTCGCCCAGCGGACGGTCCTGATGAACCACGGCCGGGTCGTCCACGACGCCGCGACCGCCGACGTGCGGGCGGCGTACGGCGGGCGCACCCTCACCTTCCGACCACCCGCCCACGCGGTCGGGGGCGACGGCATCGACCCCGCCTGGCTCGCCGACGTACGACGCGCGCTGGCGCCGCTCGGCGTCACCGACCTCGAGGTCTCGGCCGCCAGCCTGGAAGCCGCGTTCCTCGCGCTGACCGCCGAGGACGACGCGACGACCGCCGAGCTGGTCGGAGCGGCCCGATGA
- a CDS encoding ABC transporter permease, which produces MTATVLAGDDTRDRATRPLPRPAMAVYARLDLRRQLRDRIGMFFIVVLPAFMYLVFGLGSDDPVGTGNVAMYVMVSMAAYGAVTATTNVAGSAATEQLMGWGRQLGLTPMRPLAFLAAKAAIAMVVALVPITAIYAIGAATGARGDWSDWLLSGALVWLGSALFAVYGLAICLVFRGPNAPGIASGMIVVMAFLGNVFAPMSGLLLEVGRLTPLYGYAALARYPLSEGTLPLGGSDPLWLPVANVLAWTVIFSLLALWGVRRSRART; this is translated from the coding sequence ATGACCGCCACCGTCCTCGCGGGGGACGACACCCGCGACCGCGCCACGCGACCGCTGCCCCGGCCGGCCATGGCCGTCTACGCCCGCCTCGACCTGCGGCGGCAGCTGCGCGACCGGATCGGGATGTTCTTCATCGTGGTGCTGCCCGCCTTCATGTACCTCGTCTTCGGCCTCGGCTCCGACGACCCGGTCGGCACCGGCAACGTCGCGATGTACGTCATGGTGTCGATGGCGGCGTACGGCGCCGTCACCGCCACCACCAACGTGGCCGGCAGCGCCGCGACCGAGCAGCTGATGGGCTGGGGGCGCCAGCTCGGGCTGACCCCCATGCGACCACTGGCCTTCCTCGCGGCCAAGGCCGCCATCGCGATGGTGGTGGCCCTCGTGCCGATCACCGCGATCTACGCCATCGGCGCCGCGACCGGCGCGCGCGGCGACTGGTCGGACTGGCTGCTGTCCGGTGCGCTCGTGTGGCTCGGGTCGGCGCTCTTCGCGGTCTACGGCCTCGCCATCTGCCTGGTCTTCCGCGGGCCGAACGCCCCGGGCATCGCGTCGGGGATGATCGTGGTGATGGCCTTCCTCGGCAACGTCTTCGCCCCGATGAGCGGCCTGCTGCTCGAGGTCGGGCGGCTCACCCCGCTCTACGGCTACGCCGCCCTGGCCCGCTACCCGCTGTCCGAGGGGACGCTGCCGCTCGGTGGGAGCGACCCCCTGTGGCTGCCGGTCGCTAACGTGCTCGCGTGGACCGTCATCTTCTCCCTGCTCGCCCTGTGGGGCGTACGACGGAGCCGGGCGCGCACGTGA
- a CDS encoding sensor histidine kinase — MTTEALPVNPWEKWGWAFASIWLVFLVFPITAAVESDVPLAGKVAALLCIAGFAVANVLGYSQRCSTWLALGVMLALALATLPVIGIGVISFTPYLAILSALELPSPAWKWAVALWAAFPVLSLMDIDGFPTFFFLMLWPIMVGGVMLRIFGEREELAHEARGEHALVAERERVARDVHDVLGHSLTALSVKAELAARLIDLDPDRAKQELESIQTTARQALAEVRATVGGLRAGNLEAELAAAPRVLADAGVTTQVVGAVADTDPRHRALLAWVLRESVTNVVRHARAGSVVIELGARGMSVTDDGAGCAGAEGNGLRGMRERVAGVGGTLSVTATTPGTRVEVGLP; from the coding sequence GTGACGACGGAGGCGCTGCCGGTCAACCCCTGGGAGAAGTGGGGGTGGGCGTTCGCGTCCATCTGGCTGGTCTTCCTCGTCTTCCCGATCACCGCCGCCGTCGAGTCCGACGTCCCCCTCGCCGGCAAGGTGGCCGCCCTGCTCTGCATCGCGGGCTTCGCGGTGGCCAACGTGCTGGGCTACTCCCAGCGCTGCAGCACCTGGCTGGCGCTGGGCGTCATGCTCGCCCTCGCCCTCGCCACGCTGCCGGTCATCGGGATCGGCGTCATCTCCTTCACGCCCTACCTCGCCATCCTCTCGGCCCTCGAGCTGCCGAGCCCGGCGTGGAAGTGGGCGGTCGCGCTGTGGGCGGCGTTCCCCGTGCTGTCGCTGATGGACATCGACGGCTTCCCGACGTTCTTCTTCCTCATGCTCTGGCCGATCATGGTCGGCGGCGTGATGCTCCGCATCTTCGGCGAGCGCGAGGAGCTCGCCCACGAGGCACGCGGCGAGCACGCCCTCGTCGCCGAGCGGGAGCGCGTCGCCCGCGACGTCCACGACGTCCTCGGGCACTCCCTCACCGCGTTGTCGGTCAAGGCCGAGCTCGCCGCCCGCCTGATCGACCTCGACCCCGACCGGGCCAAGCAGGAGCTCGAGTCGATCCAGACCACGGCGCGGCAGGCGCTCGCCGAGGTCCGCGCGACCGTCGGCGGGCTGCGGGCCGGCAACCTCGAGGCCGAGCTGGCCGCGGCGCCGCGCGTCCTGGCCGACGCGGGGGTGACGACGCAGGTCGTCGGCGCCGTCGCCGACACCGACCCGCGGCATCGCGCACTGCTCGCCTGGGTGCTGCGCGAGTCGGTCACCAACGTCGTGCGCCACGCGCGGGCCGGGTCGGTCGTCATCGAGCTCGGCGCCCGCGGCATGAGCGTCACCGACGACGGCGCGGGGTGCGCCGGCGCGGAGGGCAACGGCCTGCGCGGGATGCGGGAGCGCGTCGCCGGCGTGGGCGGCACCCTCAGCGTCACCGCGACCACCCCCGGG